The nucleotide sequence CACCTGGATCTGCTCGCTGCTCCCCGTCTCGACGGTGCTGTCGGGGTCCATGGCGGCCTCGAGGCCGAGGACCGCGGCGACGGCGAGACCGGACCCGCCACCCAGGGCCAGCATGACGGCGATGAGGGTCTTCATGGCGCGACTCTTTTCCGTGGAGGGCGGCGACGGAGCGCAACGGTAGAGCCCGACGTCGTGATCCACAACACCGCGCCCACGCCCACCCCCAGCGCGACGGCATGAGCGCCCACCACGGCGACGACGCGCACCGCCGACGGCGAAGGCCCAGGTCGGGCCCCGGGAACCCGGTACAGCCGCAGGTCGGCGCCGTCGACGATCAGGGGCAGCGCGGCCACGCCCTCGGGCACGGGCCGGCCCGGGGTGCCCCGCTCGACGAGCACCCAGCCGATGCCGAGATCGGCCAGTGCCGCCGGGTCGTCACCAGCCGGCGCCACCGCACGGGCGCGCAGGTCCTCCCCGGCCACCGTCCGGCCCCCGACGACCAGGTCGTCGTCGGCGACCACCGGCCGGGACAGCCAGCGCGCGGCGGGGTCGAGCTGCGGGCGGTCGTCGTTCCAGTCGAACGCCCGGTAGGCGCCGAACGGCAGCACCAGCACGTCGCCGGTGCCGTCGTCGGTCAGCGCCTCGCGGACCCGGTCCCAGTCGGCCGGATAGCGCACCGGCTGCAGCCGTCCGCCGGCACCCCAGACCAGGTCGGGCATCGCGATCAGCGGCAGCGCGAGCAGCCCGGCCACCAGGGCACCCCCGAGCACCGGCCCCCCGTCGCGCCGCGCGACCGCCGACACCAGCCGGCGGGTGCCCAGCCCGGCGCCCACGGCGAGCGGCAGCGCCCACCAGGCGATCCACTTCTGCCCGTCCCGCAGCAGCCCGGCTCCCGGGACCGTCTCCACGGCCCACTCGAGCAGGCCCGCGGCGCCCGGGACGGCGCCCACCCCGGCGAGCAGCACACCGGCACCACCGAGCACCAGCAGCCCACGGGCCGGCCGGCCGAACGGACGGCGACCGGCCCAGCCGGCGACGGCCACCGCGACCAGCAGGACGGTCAGCAGCGGGACCAGCACGGACGTCCGGCTGCCGGGAACGGCGCCTTCGTTCCAGATGCCCCCGGTGCCCAGCAGCGCCAGCAGGGTGCCGCCCCAGTTCTCCGGCCTCGCGGCGAAGGCGTCCACCCCCACCGCGTCGGACGCCCCACCGGCCGGGTGCAGGGCTCCGGCCACGATCCAGGGCAGGGAGAGCAGCAGCAGCCCGCCGGCGGCCACCGGCACACGCTGCCGCCCGACGAGCGCGAGCACGACACCGCCGGCCAGCAGGGAGCCGGTGGGGCTCAGCGCCGCCGGCACGCAGGTGAGCAGCAGCCGCGGAAGGGACCCGCGCATCCCGGCGCGCAGGCGGAGCGACTCCCGCGCGATCCAGGGCAGGGCGGCGTACGCGACCAGCAGCGTCCAGTGCCCCATCAGCAGCCGCTCGGCCAGGTAGGGGCTCCAGCCGTACACCAGCCCGGCGACCAACCCCGCCGCCCCGCGCCGCCCGTCCGGGCCGGGTGGCACGAGCCTGGCCGCACCGAGCACCGCGAAGGAGACGGTCGCCAGCAGGACCGCCTTCTGCACGAGATCCCCCGGCACGACGCCGGTGAGCACGCCCATCACCGCATCGACCGGCACCGCCCGCGGCAGCGAGCCGCCGAGCCCCAGGGCATCCAGGTCGAGCTCCTGCCGGGGCACGAACACCATGTCCCGGAGCAGGACGTACCCGGGGCCCAGCGCCGGGCCGGTCACCAGCAGTGCCACGACCAGCGCGAGCAGCCTCGCCGGCCACGGCGAGGCGTCGGCGCGCGTCCATCGCTGGTCCACCTGCACCCCATCCCGTCCGGAGGTCCCCGCGCCGGCCTCTCGGCGGACGTGCGCAGACTAAGGGGGTGAGCCCACTGCGATCGAGCACCCGCCGACGGCGGCGCAAGGGTGCCGGGCAGGACTCACGACGGCTGGTGGGGGCCACCGCCCTGGTGTCCGTGGCCTTCCTCGGCACGAGCGCCCTCGCGTACGTCTTCACCGTGCTGGCGGCCAGGCTGCTGGCGCCGGCCGCGTACGGGGAGCTCGCCGCGCTGCTCGGACTGCTGCTGGTGGGGTCCGTGCCCGGGACCGGCGTCCGCACCGCGATCGCGCTCCACCTCGGGGGCAGGTCCGGGGACCGCGAGGCGACCGCGCGGCTGCACGCGGTGATGCTCTCGGTCGGCCTGGGCGTGAGCCTGCTCGCTCTGCTGCTCGTGCCGGTCGTGGTCACGCTCCTGCACCTGCCCGCCGCCACGGCCGCGATCTGGCTGGCGCTGCTGCTCCTCCCGCAGACGCTGGGCGAGGGATACCAGGGGATGCTGCAGGGTGCGGCCCGCTACCGCCGGCTGGCTTGCGTCACGGTCGTCTTCGGCGTCTCAAAGCTGGTCGGCGGTGTCACCGGGCTGCTCGTCGGCGGCAGCTCCGCGTCCGCCTTGCTGGGCATGGCCGTCGGCGCGTCGCTCGGTGCACTGGGCGGCTGGCTCGGCGCCGGCCGGCCGGAGCTCCTCGGGCGGCTCCGGGCACCCCTGGGTGCGGCCCTGCGCGCGGCCGGCGCGCTGCTGGGCTTCGTGGTGCTGCTCAACCTCGACCTGCTCTTCGCCCGCCACCACCTGCCGGCCGCCGCCGCGGGCGAGTACGCGGTCGCCGCGATCATCACCAAGATCGCCTTCTGGCTGCCCCAGGGGGTGGGGGTGGTCCTGCTGCCGCGGCTGGCCCATGCCGCCGGCCGCCACGAGACGCTGCCGACCGCCCTGGCGGCGGTCGCGACGCTGGGTGCCGCCCTCACCCTGAGCACCGCGGCCCTCGGCGACTCGGCGCTCCCGCTGATCGGCGGCTCGGCCTACGGCGGCACGCTCGGGGCGGCCACCTGGCTGTTCGCCGCGCTGGGCACCCTGCTCGCCCTGGCACAGCTGCTGCTCTTCTCGGGCATCGCGACCGCCGACCGGCTGGCCACGGCGGCGGTCTGGACCGCGGCCGGCGTGGAGGCCGTCGTCGTCTCGGTCCTGGCGGCCACCGACCGGCTGTCGCCCCTCTCGCTCGTGGGCACCGCGTCCCTCACCGCGACGGCCCTGGTCACCATGGGCCTGGTCCGGCTGGCCCGCACGCGCGCCCGCACCCGTGCCGGCGAGCGCCCGGTCGTGCCGGCCGCCGAGGTGGTTCCCGCGCCCGGATCGTGATCGACGCCCCGCTCCCGGACGACTACTCCTCGACCGAACAGGGCAGGAGCGGACCGTGCCGGTCGATCCCCCGGGACCGACCGCAGGTCCGACCCCGAGCCGAGAGGAGCGCCGCCCATGGCGTCCGTCATCCACTACACGATCGCCACCGAGGCCGAGAAGAGCCCCGACTTCCGCCGGGTCCTCTGGACCGGCAAGAACACCCAGCTGGTCATCATGACGATCCCGCCGGGCGGGGAGATCGGCGAGGAGACGCACGAGGACATCGACCAGATCCTCACCTTCGTCAGCGGCATCGGGAAGGCGGTCATCTCCGGCAAGGAGAAGAACGTCGCCCAGGGTGACCTCGTCGTCGTCCCCGCCGGCACCAAGCACAACTTCGTCAACACCGGCCAGAACCCGCTGGTCCTCTACACCGTCT is from Blastococcus sp. HT6-4 and encodes:
- a CDS encoding cupin domain-containing protein, which codes for MASVIHYTIATEAEKSPDFRRVLWTGKNTQLVIMTIPPGGEIGEETHEDIDQILTFVSGIGKAVISGKEKNVAQGDLVVVPAGTKHNFVNTGQNPLVLYTVYGPPEHADGAVHKTKEEADEAEESGEDEPPTS